A single region of the Halorubrum depositum genome encodes:
- a CDS encoding dihydrofolate reductase → MAGDASRSTEDGLPGADVDLVVVAAVAENGVIGDEGGMPWHYPADLAHFKRLTTGHPVIVGRKTYESIADRIGGPLPDRTSVVLTTRDLDLPEGAVVANDVTGAVVLAAADAADRGVDEAYVIGGAAVYEQFLDRADRMVLTEVPGRPDGDTRFPDWDDDAWHEVDREVVADADTDAGGDLAFVTYERVDR, encoded by the coding sequence ATGGCCGGCGACGCCTCCCGGAGCACCGAAGACGGTCTCCCGGGCGCCGACGTCGACCTCGTCGTCGTCGCCGCGGTCGCCGAGAACGGCGTCATCGGCGACGAGGGGGGGATGCCGTGGCACTACCCGGCGGATCTGGCCCACTTCAAGCGGCTCACAACCGGCCATCCCGTGATCGTCGGCCGGAAGACGTACGAGAGCATCGCCGACCGGATCGGCGGCCCGCTCCCCGACCGCACCAGCGTCGTGCTGACGACGCGCGACCTCGACCTCCCGGAGGGGGCGGTCGTCGCCAACGACGTCACCGGGGCGGTCGTGCTCGCCGCCGCCGACGCCGCCGACCGAGGCGTCGACGAGGCGTACGTGATCGGCGGTGCGGCGGTGTACGAACAGTTCCTCGACCGCGCCGACCGGATGGTGTTGACGGAGGTCCCCGGGCGTCCCGACGGCGACACGCGCTTCCCCGACTGGGACGACGACGCGTGGCACGAGGTCGACCGCGAGGTCGTCGCGGACGCCGACACCGACGCCGGCGGCGACCTCGCGTTCGTCACGTACGAACGCGTAGACCGGTGA
- a CDS encoding GNAT family N-acetyltransferase — MRELQSFLRQPNPDLLEYGLAVGSALVSVADGRTVGYLLPVDAPNRPGVHLAELVVDPDHRREGRARGLLSAVIADADGPVTLQAHPDNDGALALYDGLGFEVVDRRPDAYADGDALVLRRE; from the coding sequence ATCCGCGAGCTGCAGTCGTTTCTCCGGCAGCCGAACCCGGACCTCTTGGAGTACGGGCTCGCGGTCGGATCGGCGCTCGTGAGCGTCGCGGACGGGCGGACCGTCGGCTACCTGCTGCCGGTCGACGCCCCGAACCGGCCCGGCGTCCACCTCGCCGAGCTCGTCGTCGATCCGGACCACCGACGCGAGGGGCGCGCCCGCGGCCTCCTCTCGGCCGTCATCGCCGACGCCGACGGCCCCGTAACGCTGCAGGCGCACCCCGACAACGACGGGGCGCTCGCGCTGTACGACGGGCTCGGCTTCGAGGTCGTCGATCGACGCCCCGACGCCTACGCCGACGGCGACGCGCTCGTGTTGCGCCGGGAGTAG
- the hisI gene encoding phosphoribosyl-AMP cyclohydrolase translates to MSDADADGSAGGDSGASGDAAEAIDVDFGEDGLVPAIAQDADSGEVLMLAYVSPEALDRTRETGEAHYHSRSRDELWHKGGSSGHTQAVREVRVDCDADTLLYLVDQNVGACHTGHRSCFHRTIDGENVGERVFDPDEVY, encoded by the coding sequence ATGAGCGACGCCGACGCGGACGGGAGCGCGGGAGGGGACTCCGGAGCGAGCGGGGACGCCGCCGAGGCGATCGACGTGGACTTCGGCGAGGACGGGCTCGTCCCCGCGATCGCCCAGGACGCCGACTCCGGCGAGGTGCTGATGCTCGCGTACGTCTCGCCGGAGGCGCTCGACCGCACCCGCGAGACGGGCGAGGCGCACTACCACTCCCGGTCGCGCGACGAGCTGTGGCACAAGGGCGGCTCCTCCGGCCACACGCAGGCGGTCCGGGAGGTGCGCGTCGACTGCGACGCCGACACCCTGCTGTACCTCGTCGACCAGAACGTCGGGGCGTGTCACACGGGCCACCGCTCCTGTTTCCACCGAACGATCGACGGCGAGAACGTCGGGGAGCGCGTCTTCGACCCGGACGAGGTGTACTGA
- a CDS encoding HAD-IIA family hydrolase encodes MAFSGAVLDVDGTVVRGDDPIPGAPAGYRRLREAGIETLFVSNNPTKAPPAYVDRLGAAGYDVDVDSVFTAGTVTTRYLAERHADDDLLCIGDPGLLDQFAAAGLSTTDDVDAADALVASISRGFDYEDLCTALWTLERGVPFIGTDPDVVIPAPERDVPGSGAVINAIAGVAEREPDVVLGKPSDTAIEMVRERLPYPPEECLVVGDRLNTDIALGERAGMTTVLVRSGVTDDDRLAAADVAPDYVLDDLGDIDRVLG; translated from the coding sequence ATGGCATTCAGCGGCGCCGTCCTCGACGTGGACGGCACGGTCGTGCGAGGCGACGATCCGATCCCGGGCGCGCCGGCCGGCTACCGCCGGCTCCGAGAGGCCGGGATCGAGACGCTGTTCGTCTCGAACAACCCGACGAAGGCGCCGCCGGCGTACGTGGACCGGCTCGGCGCCGCGGGGTACGACGTCGACGTCGACAGCGTGTTCACGGCCGGGACGGTGACGACGCGATACCTCGCGGAGCGCCACGCCGATGACGACCTGCTGTGTATCGGCGACCCCGGTCTGCTCGACCAGTTCGCGGCGGCGGGGCTCTCGACGACCGACGACGTCGACGCCGCCGACGCGCTCGTCGCCTCGATCTCCCGCGGGTTCGACTACGAGGACCTCTGTACCGCGCTGTGGACGCTGGAGCGCGGCGTCCCCTTCATCGGCACCGACCCCGACGTCGTGATCCCGGCCCCCGAGCGCGACGTCCCCGGATCCGGCGCGGTGATCAACGCCATCGCCGGCGTCGCCGAGCGCGAGCCCGACGTCGTCCTCGGCAAGCCCTCGGACACCGCGATCGAGATGGTCCGCGAGCGGCTCCCCTACCCGCCCGAGGAGTGCCTCGTCGTGGGCGACCGGCTGAACACCGACATCGCGCTCGGCGAGCGCGCGGGGATGACGACCGTGCTCGTCAGGTCCGGCGTGACCGACGACGACCGGCTCGCCGCCGCCGACGTCGCCCCCGACTACGTGCTCGACGACCTCGGCGACATCGACCGGGTCCTCGGCTGA
- a CDS encoding DUF92 domain-containing protein — protein sequence MIRRLRRASTFAAVAALAALAPTLGDAAVVPFLAVAGLAFFGIRDGEWFETLALPGDREEERLYGLVAFSVAAAGLALFASLPRAPLPYEAFAAAALAVGGGRLGRELVGRATSDEFPLVAGYVAVGAFAALAGQVAVRLQTAALGVDGGFSLGGAAVPSVDLAGASSSLTAPLPDLVFLASVAALTAALVRSLVFARDAHITVILVAFAVWGFLALDPTVTVPLLAFGLGVTAALGYVSFALGTASVPGMLTGVLSALLAVVLGGVGWFLTLMSFYAVGGLASKYRFDEKAARGVAQENEGARGTGNVLANSAVALVALVGYAATAHVALPPAPFAFAFAGATATAMADTLSSEIGGLYDGPRLVTTLKRVEPGTDGAITWQGELAGFAGALVVASLAAVGMPVGDLAVGGGIVVAAGVAGMTVDSLLGALIEGDRIGNQTVNFLATLSGAAVAVALGVTAL from the coding sequence GTGATACGGAGGCTCCGACGCGCGAGTACCTTCGCCGCCGTAGCCGCGCTCGCAGCCCTCGCGCCGACCCTCGGCGACGCCGCAGTCGTTCCCTTCCTCGCCGTCGCCGGCCTCGCGTTCTTCGGGATCCGCGACGGCGAGTGGTTCGAGACGCTCGCGCTGCCGGGCGACCGGGAGGAGGAGCGGCTCTACGGGCTCGTCGCCTTCTCGGTCGCCGCCGCCGGCCTCGCGCTGTTCGCCTCGCTCCCCCGCGCCCCCCTCCCGTACGAGGCGTTCGCCGCGGCGGCGCTCGCGGTCGGCGGGGGACGGCTGGGCCGAGAGCTCGTCGGCCGGGCGACGAGCGACGAGTTCCCGCTCGTCGCCGGCTACGTCGCCGTCGGCGCGTTCGCGGCCCTCGCCGGACAGGTCGCGGTTCGACTCCAGACGGCGGCCCTCGGCGTCGACGGCGGCTTCTCCCTCGGCGGGGCCGCCGTTCCGAGCGTCGACCTCGCGGGAGCGTCGTCGTCGCTGACGGCCCCGCTCCCCGACCTCGTCTTCCTCGCGTCCGTGGCGGCGCTGACCGCCGCGCTCGTGCGGTCGCTGGTGTTCGCCCGCGACGCGCACATCACGGTGATCCTCGTCGCGTTCGCGGTCTGGGGGTTCCTCGCGCTCGACCCGACGGTCACCGTCCCCCTCCTCGCGTTCGGGCTCGGCGTGACCGCCGCGCTCGGCTACGTCTCCTTCGCGCTCGGCACCGCTTCGGTCCCCGGCATGCTCACCGGGGTGCTCTCCGCGCTGCTCGCCGTCGTGCTCGGGGGCGTCGGCTGGTTCCTCACGCTGATGTCCTTCTACGCCGTCGGCGGCCTCGCCTCCAAGTACCGGTTCGACGAGAAGGCCGCCCGCGGCGTCGCCCAAGAGAACGAGGGCGCGCGCGGCACCGGCAACGTGCTGGCGAACTCCGCGGTCGCGCTCGTCGCGCTCGTCGGCTACGCCGCGACCGCCCACGTCGCCCTCCCCCCGGCCCCCTTCGCGTTCGCGTTCGCGGGAGCGACCGCCACCGCGATGGCCGACACGCTCTCCTCGGAGATCGGCGGGCTGTACGACGGGCCGCGGCTCGTCACGACCCTCAAGAGGGTCGAACCCGGCACCGACGGCGCGATCACCTGGCAGGGCGAGCTCGCCGGCTTCGCGGGCGCGCTCGTCGTCGCCAGTCTCGCCGCGGTCGGGATGCCCGTCGGCGACCTCGCCGTCGGCGGCGGGATCGTCGTCGCCGCCGGCGTCGCCGGCATGACCGTCGACAGCCTCCTCGGCGCGCTGATCGAGGGCGACCGGATCGGCAACCAGACCGTGAACTTCCTCGCGACGCTGTCGGGCGCGGCGGTCGCGGTCGCGCTCGGGGTGACGGCGCTGTGA
- a CDS encoding DUF7118 family protein: MGGAGATTEASGADPVAEAGEAAATLRERYDELRRLEGRIADLGRERVEAAADTYRRAHRVLDQYEGDAVGSGDFEAYVRFEGEFANAVDVDDDALASDAFAAADEAVDKKRLSESDFEAARDALEPAGEYLDLLSDRDEAVDDYRIARKDAREAKKRLAARLDELREVADMADADLDSDVDRLREPVETYNEAVRESFDDFFKSASARDVFAFLDRADATPFVDVDVPPTDLADYVAEYEAGEEPLPTLLEYADYSNSKLEHYVDDPGALRTAVAVHRTYIERLDGEPLTLGWPPAAGDELAYEIDELIPLVSRVADDETVATLRAVRDLARDGEYERLRRAAEVRDALDEPELELVRTGAVDDRVREAERTLEIVEDVLAETER, from the coding sequence ATGGGCGGCGCGGGGGCGACGACCGAGGCAAGCGGCGCCGACCCGGTCGCCGAGGCGGGTGAAGCGGCCGCGACGCTCCGCGAGCGCTACGACGAGCTCCGGCGGCTCGAAGGCCGGATCGCCGACCTCGGCCGGGAGCGCGTCGAGGCCGCGGCGGACACGTACCGACGGGCTCACCGCGTGCTCGACCAGTACGAGGGGGACGCGGTCGGCAGCGGGGACTTCGAGGCGTACGTCCGGTTCGAGGGCGAGTTCGCGAACGCGGTCGACGTCGACGACGACGCCCTCGCTTCCGACGCCTTCGCGGCCGCCGACGAGGCGGTCGACAAGAAGCGGCTCTCCGAGTCGGACTTCGAGGCGGCCCGCGACGCGCTCGAACCCGCCGGGGAGTACCTCGACCTGCTCTCCGACCGCGACGAGGCGGTCGACGACTACCGGATCGCCCGCAAGGACGCCCGGGAGGCGAAGAAGCGTCTCGCCGCCCGGCTCGACGAGCTGCGCGAGGTCGCGGACATGGCCGACGCCGACCTCGACTCCGACGTCGACCGCCTCCGCGAGCCGGTCGAGACGTACAACGAGGCGGTTCGGGAGTCGTTCGACGACTTCTTCAAGTCCGCGTCGGCCCGCGACGTCTTCGCCTTCCTCGACCGCGCGGACGCCACCCCGTTCGTCGACGTCGACGTGCCGCCGACGGACCTGGCCGACTACGTCGCGGAGTACGAGGCCGGCGAGGAGCCGCTCCCGACCCTGCTGGAGTACGCGGACTACTCGAACTCGAAGCTGGAGCACTACGTCGACGACCCCGGCGCGCTCCGGACGGCGGTCGCGGTCCACCGCACGTACATCGAGCGGCTCGACGGCGAGCCGCTGACGCTCGGCTGGCCGCCCGCCGCCGGCGACGAGCTCGCCTACGAGATCGACGAGCTGATCCCGCTGGTCTCGCGGGTCGCCGACGACGAGACGGTCGCGACGCTGCGGGCGGTCCGGGACCTCGCGCGCGACGGGGAGTACGAGCGGCTCCGCCGCGCCGCCGAGGTGCGCGACGCGCTCGACGAGCCGGAGCTGGAGCTCGTGCGGACCGGCGCCGTCGACGACCGGGTGCGCGAGGCCGAGCGCACCCTCGAGATCGTCGAGGACGTGCTCGCGGAGACGGAACGGTAA
- the thyA gene encoding thymidylate synthase, producing the protein MQQYLDLVDDTLSTGTYKPNRTGVDTIASFSGQYTVDLAEGFPLLTTKKMDGYRWYSLIHEVLWYLSGEEHVRNLREETKIWDAWADEEGRLDTAYGRFWRRFPVPDEDAALPGETWPEDAHRWVTVEEDPDGTERRTFDQIQYVIDTLEENPRSRRMVVNAWHPANAATSTLPPCHYSFVVNVQDGRLNLHLTQRSGDIALGVPFNIAAYALLANALAQRTGFEVGEFGHTVVDAHVYCGRGERGKWYANNLPYVQERLGNVESKADYLDVKSWVERTAPDEADGEEGYDHVPGLLEQLSREPRERPRIEIADAPLNELTYEDVELVDYDSADGLSFAVAE; encoded by the coding sequence ATGCAACAGTACCTCGATCTCGTCGACGACACCCTGTCGACGGGCACGTACAAGCCGAACCGGACCGGCGTCGACACGATCGCGTCGTTCAGCGGGCAGTACACCGTCGACCTCGCGGAGGGGTTCCCGCTCCTCACCACCAAGAAGATGGACGGCTACCGGTGGTACTCGCTCATCCACGAGGTGCTGTGGTACCTCTCCGGCGAGGAGCACGTCCGGAATCTCCGCGAGGAGACGAAGATCTGGGACGCGTGGGCCGACGAGGAGGGCCGCCTCGACACCGCCTACGGCCGGTTCTGGCGCCGGTTCCCGGTCCCGGACGAGGACGCCGCGCTCCCCGGCGAGACGTGGCCCGAGGACGCCCACCGCTGGGTGACCGTCGAGGAGGACCCCGACGGAACCGAGCGCCGGACGTTCGACCAGATTCAGTACGTGATCGACACCCTCGAGGAGAACCCCCGCTCGCGCCGGATGGTCGTCAACGCGTGGCACCCCGCCAACGCCGCGACCTCGACGCTCCCGCCGTGTCACTACTCGTTCGTCGTGAACGTTCAGGACGGCCGGCTGAACCTCCACCTCACGCAGCGGTCGGGCGACATCGCGCTCGGCGTGCCGTTCAACATCGCCGCGTACGCGCTGCTCGCGAACGCGCTCGCCCAGCGGACGGGGTTCGAGGTCGGTGAGTTCGGCCACACCGTCGTCGACGCGCACGTCTACTGCGGCCGCGGCGAGCGCGGGAAGTGGTACGCGAACAACCTCCCGTACGTGCAGGAGCGGCTCGGGAACGTCGAGAGCAAGGCCGACTACCTCGACGTGAAGAGCTGGGTCGAGCGGACCGCGCCCGACGAGGCGGACGGCGAGGAGGGGTACGACCACGTCCCCGGCCTGCTCGAACAGCTCTCGCGGGAGCCGCGCGAGCGCCCTCGGATCGAGATCGCGGACGCCCCCCTCAACGAGCTGACCTACGAGGACGTCGAACTCGTCGACTACGACTCCGCGGACGGGCTCTCGTTCGCGGTCGCGGAGTGA